The sequence below is a genomic window from Clostridium putrefaciens.
TACATTTTTGATGCCGATATTATGCTTTCTCTAATTTTTTCTGTATCACAACGAATATATCATTTAAAGATTTATAATTTGTTGTGATTAACTCTTCATCTTCAAAAAAGATGTCAAATGTATCTTCTGCACAAATAATCATCTGCACAATATAAAATGAATTTATACCGTATTTCTCCATCATGCTTTCGTTGCAATCTATGGTGGAAAAATCAATCTCCTCGATTTCTTCTTGTAATGCTGTTATGTATTGTTCTTTTATCTCTTCTAATGTCATAGTAATTTCTCCCTACCTTTTCTTAATTGTTGTTCGTGTA
It includes:
- a CDS encoding acyl carrier protein — its product is MTLEEIKEQYITALQEEIEEIDFSTIDCNESMMEKYGINSFYIVQMIICAEDTFDIFFEDEELITTNYKSLNDIFVVIQKKLEKA